A genomic window from Brevibacillus agri includes:
- the ruvB gene encoding Holliday junction branch migration DNA helicase RuvB — MDQRIITTHMNWEEDAAELSLRPRYLNEYIGQQHVKENLKIFIEAAKMRKESLDHVLLYGPPGLGKTTLSQIIANELGVNIRTTSGPAIERPGDLAAILTNLQEGDVLFIDEIHRLNRSVEEVLYPAMEDFALDIIIGKGPSARSVRLDLPPFTLVGATTRAGMLSAPLRDRFGVVNRLEFYTVPELTFIVSRAADILQVIIREGGAEEIARRSRGTPRVANRLLKRVRDFAQVKGEGVITTEIAKEALERLQVDACGLDHIDHKLLLAIIDRFDGGPVGLDTIAATIGEEAQTVEDVCEPYLMQIGFMQRTPRGRVLTPSAYQHFGREMKS, encoded by the coding sequence TTGGATCAGCGAATCATCACGACGCATATGAACTGGGAAGAAGATGCGGCGGAGTTGAGCCTCCGTCCCCGTTATTTGAATGAGTATATCGGACAGCAGCACGTCAAGGAAAACTTGAAAATTTTCATTGAAGCGGCGAAAATGCGCAAGGAATCGCTGGACCACGTCCTGCTGTACGGACCGCCGGGACTGGGCAAGACGACGCTGTCGCAAATTATCGCCAACGAACTTGGGGTGAACATCCGCACGACGTCCGGACCGGCGATCGAGCGGCCAGGCGATCTGGCGGCGATTTTGACCAACCTGCAGGAAGGCGACGTGCTGTTTATCGACGAGATTCACAGGCTGAACCGGAGCGTCGAGGAAGTGCTCTATCCGGCCATGGAAGACTTTGCGCTCGACATCATCATCGGCAAAGGGCCGAGCGCGCGCAGTGTGCGCCTCGATTTGCCGCCGTTTACGCTTGTGGGCGCGACGACGCGGGCAGGGATGCTCTCTGCGCCGCTGCGCGACCGCTTCGGGGTGGTGAACCGCCTGGAGTTTTACACCGTTCCCGAGCTGACCTTTATCGTCTCTCGGGCAGCGGATATTCTTCAGGTGATTATTCGCGAAGGCGGCGCGGAAGAAATCGCGCGTCGCTCGCGGGGAACTCCGCGCGTGGCGAACCGTCTGTTAAAGCGTGTGCGCGACTTCGCCCAGGTAAAAGGCGAGGGCGTCATCACGACGGAGATTGCCAAAGAAGCGCTGGAGCGGCTGCAGGTAGACGCCTGCGGACTGGACCATATCGACCATAAGCTGCTTCTCGCCATCATCGACCGCTTTGACGGCGGTCCGGTCGGGCTCGATACGATTGCCGCCACGATTGGCGAAGAGGCGCAAACCGTTGAAGACGTGTGCGAGCCGTATTTGATGCAGATCGGCTTCATGCAGCGGACGCCGCGGGGCCGCGTGCTGACCCCGAGCGCGTACCAGCACTTTGGGCGGGAGATGAAATCGTGA
- the ruvA gene encoding Holliday junction branch migration protein RuvA: protein MIDFVEGTLCYLDSEYIVVEAGGIGYRLFCPNPYQFVRYEGSKTKLYTHHHVREDAILLYGFATRDERDLFRKLLDVNGIGPKGGLAILAAATPEQLVMAVQQENVTYLTKFPGIGKKTAQRIILDLKDKLVGYTPSAILTVAAGDLTAGEQAVSALNEALDALTALGYSDGELQKIRNALSEKSKEGDSVEKLIKQGLALLMRG from the coding sequence ATGATTGATTTTGTGGAAGGGACACTCTGTTACCTCGATTCAGAATACATAGTGGTAGAAGCCGGAGGGATCGGGTATCGCCTGTTTTGTCCCAATCCGTACCAGTTTGTGCGCTACGAAGGCAGCAAAACCAAGCTGTACACGCACCATCACGTCCGCGAAGACGCGATATTGCTCTACGGTTTTGCCACCCGTGACGAGCGCGACCTGTTTCGCAAGCTGCTCGACGTGAACGGTATCGGGCCAAAGGGCGGCCTGGCGATTCTCGCGGCGGCGACTCCCGAGCAGTTGGTCATGGCGGTGCAACAGGAAAATGTGACCTACTTGACGAAGTTTCCTGGAATCGGCAAAAAGACCGCGCAACGAATCATTCTCGATCTCAAGGACAAACTGGTCGGATACACGCCATCGGCGATCCTGACCGTCGCGGCAGGCGATCTGACAGCAGGCGAGCAGGCGGTTTCCGCGTTGAACGAGGCGCTCGACGCCTTGACGGCGCTCGGCTACTCGGACGGCGAGCTGCAAAAAATCAGAAATGCGCTGTCGGAGAAATCAAAAGAGGGCGATAGTGTGGAAAAGCTCATCAAACAAGGGCTTGCCCTGCTCATGAGGGGGTAG
- the ruvC gene encoding crossover junction endodeoxyribonuclease RuvC, with product MRILGIDPGIAIVGFGVLDKQGSQLRPVQYGSIQTEAGLPVPLRLKQIFEAMQSLLETYRPDQMSVEKLFFNKNVTTAFTVGQARGVILLAAELAGVPVYEYTPMQVKQAVTGYGGAEKKQIQEMTKLLLRLKEVPKPDDVADALGIAITHAQFRAFISISEGVQK from the coding sequence ATGCGCATTTTAGGAATCGACCCTGGCATTGCGATCGTTGGGTTTGGGGTTCTGGATAAACAGGGTAGCCAATTGCGTCCCGTCCAGTATGGCAGCATTCAGACAGAGGCAGGCTTGCCCGTTCCGCTTCGCTTGAAGCAGATTTTTGAAGCGATGCAAAGCCTGCTGGAAACGTATCGACCGGATCAAATGTCAGTAGAAAAACTGTTTTTCAATAAAAACGTGACGACGGCCTTCACGGTGGGGCAAGCGCGCGGCGTCATCCTGCTGGCGGCGGAGCTGGCCGGAGTGCCTGTGTATGAATACACGCCGATGCAAGTAAAGCAGGCGGTGACCGGCTACGGCGGGGCAGAGAAAAAGCAAATACAGGAAATGACCAAGCTGTTGCTGCGGCTGAAAGAAGTGCCGAAGCCTGACGACGTGGCGGATGCATTGGGCATTGCGATTACGCACGCACAGTTTCGGGCGTTCATCTCCATCTCGGAAGGAGTTCAAAAATGA
- a CDS encoding BofC C-terminal domain-containing protein, which translates to MRKKWMVYASWGAALLTGVVLGILLAGSGGRENGLLQLLHTDIGKTATVAGKPYELVLTRSYLCGVRDEERQPIAAGHLPEAMGDYKGWEIVTADPSKMILMRREQDISPACKENGHFGLSADGMLTLFHGVPAEQDVIQTFYRINTAKMEASLPKEELESLKRGIRIRNLAEYNSVLSTYGEFQLDGD; encoded by the coding sequence ATGCGAAAAAAATGGATGGTGTACGCATCGTGGGGCGCTGCGCTTCTCACCGGTGTCGTATTGGGCATCCTGCTGGCAGGCAGCGGAGGCAGAGAGAACGGACTGCTTCAACTGCTGCATACAGACATCGGCAAGACGGCAACGGTGGCAGGAAAGCCGTATGAACTGGTGTTGACCCGCAGCTACTTGTGCGGCGTCCGGGATGAAGAGCGTCAACCGATCGCCGCAGGCCATTTGCCGGAAGCGATGGGGGATTACAAAGGCTGGGAGATCGTGACAGCCGATCCGAGCAAAATGATTTTAATGAGAAGGGAACAGGACATTTCTCCCGCATGCAAGGAGAACGGCCATTTCGGCTTGTCGGCGGACGGAATGCTGACGCTGTTTCACGGGGTTCCCGCCGAGCAGGACGTCATCCAGACGTTTTACCGCATCAACACGGCAAAAATGGAAGCGAGCCTGCCAAAAGAAGAGCTGGAGAGCTTGAAGCGGGGCATCCGCATTCGCAATCTGGCAGAGTATAACAGCGTCCTGTCGACGTACGGGGAGTTTCAACTGGATGGCGACTAA
- a CDS encoding bifunctional 2',3'-cyclic-nucleotide 2'-phosphodiesterase/3'-nucleotidase: MKKTNKQMLTAFLLSTSLVVSALTFPVTPVSAETGSTLKLRLLETTDIHTNIVNYDYYQDKATDEFGFAKTATLIKKARDEAKNSILIDNGDLLQGNPLGDYVAKIDPLQDGETHPVYKAMNLLNYDLGNIGNHEFNFGLEHLDRSLKGAKFPYINSNVYIDDKDNNPNNDKNMFTPYQILERKFKDESGKEVTLKVGVIGFVPPQIMQWDKANLEGKVIAKDIVESAKKFIPEMKQKGADIIVAVPHSGIGPVEPAANLENASYQLSKVEGIDAILFGHSHLIFPGPGFENIPGVDGEKGTINGKPAVMPGYWGNNLGVIDLTLKQENGKWKVAESVTKTIPIYDKTNKASLADADQAVLDAVKEDHDHTVEWVRSAVGKTSSPIFSYFALVQDDPSIQIVTNAQKWFVEKNIKGTEYDGIPVLSAGAPFKAGGRNGASYYTNIPAGTIAIKNVSDLYIYPNTLKAVLINGSQLQEWLERSAGQFNQIDVKKTEEQPLINEAFPTYNYDVIDGVTYQIDVTQPSKYAIDGKLENKDANRIKNLSYNGKPVKPEDKFIVVTNNYRAGGGGNFPGLDGKNIVIDSPDENRQVVIDYILSQKDINPAADNNWTFAPIKEKVNVTFTSSPDAKPFAEKMPNLKFIGQLESGFAKFAIDLSKPASK, translated from the coding sequence ATGAAAAAGACAAACAAACAAATGCTGACCGCTTTTCTCCTCAGCACTTCTTTAGTTGTCAGCGCTCTCACGTTCCCTGTTACCCCTGTGAGCGCCGAAACTGGCTCCACCCTGAAGCTCCGCCTGCTTGAAACTACCGATATCCATACCAACATCGTAAACTACGACTATTACCAAGACAAAGCCACGGACGAGTTCGGCTTCGCCAAAACCGCTACGCTGATTAAAAAAGCGAGAGACGAAGCGAAAAACAGCATCCTCATCGACAACGGCGATCTGCTGCAAGGAAACCCGCTGGGCGACTACGTAGCGAAAATCGATCCGCTGCAAGACGGAGAAACTCACCCGGTTTACAAAGCGATGAACCTGTTGAACTACGACCTTGGCAACATCGGGAACCACGAGTTCAACTTCGGTCTGGAACATCTGGATCGCAGCCTGAAGGGCGCGAAATTCCCTTACATCAACTCCAACGTCTACATCGACGACAAGGATAACAACCCGAACAACGACAAAAACATGTTCACTCCTTATCAAATCCTCGAGCGCAAGTTCAAGGACGAGAGCGGTAAAGAAGTAACCTTGAAAGTCGGTGTCATCGGCTTCGTTCCGCCGCAAATCATGCAGTGGGACAAAGCGAACCTGGAAGGCAAAGTGATCGCCAAAGACATTGTGGAAAGCGCCAAAAAGTTCATCCCTGAGATGAAGCAAAAAGGTGCCGACATCATCGTAGCGGTTCCGCACTCCGGCATCGGCCCGGTTGAACCGGCAGCGAACCTGGAAAACGCGAGCTACCAACTGAGCAAGGTCGAAGGCATTGACGCGATCCTGTTCGGCCACTCCCACCTCATCTTCCCGGGACCTGGCTTTGAAAACATCCCTGGCGTTGACGGCGAAAAAGGCACTATCAACGGCAAACCGGCTGTCATGCCTGGCTACTGGGGCAACAACCTCGGCGTGATCGACCTGACGCTGAAGCAAGAAAACGGCAAATGGAAAGTGGCTGAGTCGGTTACCAAAACGATTCCGATCTACGACAAAACAAACAAAGCTTCCTTGGCAGATGCAGATCAGGCCGTTCTCGATGCCGTCAAAGAAGACCACGACCACACCGTGGAATGGGTGCGCTCCGCTGTAGGGAAAACGTCTTCCCCTATCTTCAGCTACTTCGCGCTGGTACAGGATGACCCATCCATCCAGATCGTGACGAATGCACAAAAATGGTTCGTAGAGAAAAACATTAAAGGCACAGAATACGATGGCATTCCGGTTCTGTCCGCAGGAGCTCCATTCAAGGCAGGCGGCCGCAACGGCGCATCCTACTACACCAACATCCCTGCAGGCACGATCGCCATCAAAAACGTATCTGACCTGTACATCTATCCAAACACATTGAAGGCTGTTCTGATTAACGGCTCCCAACTGCAAGAATGGCTGGAGCGCTCCGCAGGCCAGTTCAACCAGATTGATGTGAAGAAAACAGAAGAGCAGCCGCTCATAAACGAAGCGTTCCCTACTTACAACTACGACGTAATTGATGGCGTAACCTACCAAATCGACGTGACACAGCCATCCAAATACGCGATTGACGGCAAGCTGGAAAACAAAGATGCGAACCGCATCAAAAACCTGTCCTACAACGGCAAACCAGTCAAACCGGAAGACAAGTTCATCGTCGTCACCAACAACTACCGCGCAGGCGGCGGCGGCAACTTCCCTGGCCTGGACGGCAAAAACATCGTCATCGATTCTCCGGATGAAAACCGCCAAGTAGTGATCGACTACATCCTGAGCCAAAAAGACATCAACCCGGCAGCAGACAACAACTGGACGTTTGCGCCAATCAAAGAAAAAGTGAACGTAACCTTCACTTCTTCTCCAGACGCGAAGCCTTTTGCCGAAAAAATGCCCAACCTGAAATTCATCGGCCAACTGGAATCCGGCTTTGCCAAGTTCGCTATCGACCTGTCCAAGCCAGCTTCCAAGTAA